One window of the Halobacillus litoralis genome contains the following:
- a CDS encoding PolC-type DNA polymerase III encodes MSVSNQEKMHYLLEQIQFPHDLIEPHFKDSSMQKLVVYREKKVWHFHFHMPKPLPPSVYELFTSKLKTAFRAIAEVSWTIETDQKEVVETDVVEYWQGFIKTLTDLTPGYKDLLLEQQPEVNGNKIMLTCRNLAESHAVQKKLEEPFKEYCSCSGLPPFMLSTRVKEEQEEIKRFQEERQKEDKILVQQAVKEQEERAKDKDDTKPKGPLEIGYKIQDEIVMMETIQEEERKIAVQGYVFDAEVKELRSGRHLLLLKVTDYSDSFSIKMFSRGDDHADLFKHVKQGMWVKARGGIQTDNFTNELTMMANDINEVKPKLRGDDAPEGEKRIELHAHTTMSAMDAPVSPSRLIQKAADWGHEAIAITDHAVVQAYPDAHAAGEKNGVKIIYGVEANLVDDGVPIAYEEQDRDLEEAVYVVFDVETTGLSAVYDKIIELAAVKIKAGEIIDRFESFANPHQPLSQTTIDLTGITDDMVKDAPEIAEVLKDFHQWSADDILVAHNASFDMGFLNAGYQSIDYGKAKNPVIDTLELARFLVPELKNHRLNTLCKKFDIELTQHHRAIYDAEATGYLLWKLVKKAMDREITNHKNLNDYMGEGKAYQRSRPSHCTLLATNSTGLKNIYRLVSEAHVNYFYRVPRIPRSLLTKYREGILVGSGCDKGEVFETIMQKSEEEAEKVADFYDYIEIQPPGNYKHLVEKDLVQTEAQILDILKRLVRMAERLGKTVAATGNTHYVEPHEKQYRQILISSQNGNPLNRQTLPEVHFKTTNEMLEELSFLGEEKAKEVVVANTKKIAAQIGEVSPVKDDLYTPNIEGADQEIREMSYNKARSIYGDDIPELIVKRLEKELDSIIGNGFAVIYLISQKLVTKSLEDGYLVGSRGSVGSSFVATMTDITEVNPLPPHYVCPSCQFNEFFTDGSVGSGFDLEEKECPNCSTPLKKDGQDIPFETFLGFKGDKVPDIDLNFSGEYQPHAHNYTKELFGEDSVYRAGTIGTIAEKTAYGYVKGYAGDHQLQYKNAEIDRLVHGCTGVKRTSGQHPGGIIVVPDDMEIYDFSPIQFPADDTKSEWKTTHFDFHSIHDNLLKLDILGHDDPTVIRMLQDLSGIDQKEIPVDDAEVMKIFSGPEALGVNADQIMCKTGTLGVPEFGTRFVRQMLEDTKPKTFAELVIISGLSHGTDVWLGNAEQLINDGICTLPEVIGCRDDIMVYLMHKGLEPSLAFKIMEFVRKGRGLQDEWIEEMKKHGVPDWYIDSCKKIKYMFPKAHAAAYVLMAVRIAYFKVHYPIYFYAAYFTVRASDFELDTMVKGSAAIRSRIEEIQAKGLDATPKEKSLLTVLEISLEMCERGYGFKNVDLYRSSATDFLVEDNELIPPFNAVDGLGTNAAINIVNARQEGEFLSKQDLRERSRISKTVLEYLDNFGCLEGMPDENQLSLF; translated from the coding sequence TTGAGTGTGAGCAATCAGGAAAAGATGCACTATTTACTGGAACAAATCCAGTTTCCACATGATCTGATTGAACCTCATTTTAAAGACAGCAGTATGCAGAAGCTGGTCGTTTATCGTGAGAAAAAAGTGTGGCACTTTCATTTTCATATGCCGAAACCATTACCCCCATCGGTCTATGAACTTTTTACGAGTAAACTGAAAACAGCATTCAGAGCTATTGCAGAGGTTTCCTGGACGATTGAGACGGACCAGAAAGAAGTAGTAGAAACAGATGTAGTGGAGTATTGGCAGGGGTTTATTAAAACGTTGACAGATTTGACTCCCGGCTACAAAGATTTGTTATTAGAACAACAGCCCGAAGTAAACGGGAATAAGATTATGTTAACTTGCAGGAACTTAGCTGAAAGTCATGCGGTTCAAAAGAAATTAGAGGAACCTTTTAAAGAATATTGTTCTTGTTCCGGCTTACCACCATTCATGTTATCGACAAGGGTGAAGGAAGAGCAGGAGGAAATCAAGAGGTTCCAGGAAGAACGTCAAAAAGAAGATAAAATCCTCGTTCAACAAGCAGTGAAGGAACAAGAAGAACGGGCGAAAGATAAAGATGATACAAAACCGAAAGGGCCATTGGAAATCGGGTATAAGATCCAGGATGAAATCGTCATGATGGAAACGATCCAGGAAGAAGAACGCAAAATCGCTGTCCAGGGATATGTGTTTGATGCTGAAGTCAAGGAACTCCGGTCCGGCAGACATTTACTCTTATTGAAAGTAACTGATTACAGCGATTCCTTCTCGATAAAAATGTTTTCCCGTGGAGATGATCATGCCGATCTGTTCAAACATGTGAAGCAGGGGATGTGGGTCAAAGCACGTGGAGGAATCCAGACGGATAATTTCACAAATGAGCTTACGATGATGGCGAATGACATCAACGAAGTAAAACCTAAACTTCGCGGAGATGATGCACCTGAAGGCGAAAAACGTATCGAACTTCATGCTCATACCACGATGAGTGCGATGGATGCACCGGTCTCTCCATCCCGGCTGATTCAAAAAGCAGCCGACTGGGGTCATGAAGCCATTGCTATTACAGACCACGCTGTCGTCCAAGCTTATCCAGATGCCCATGCAGCTGGGGAAAAGAATGGAGTCAAAATCATATATGGTGTGGAAGCGAATCTTGTTGATGATGGTGTACCGATTGCGTATGAAGAGCAGGATCGTGACTTGGAAGAAGCTGTTTATGTCGTTTTCGACGTGGAAACGACAGGACTTTCAGCTGTTTATGACAAAATCATTGAACTGGCTGCCGTCAAAATCAAGGCTGGTGAAATTATTGACCGCTTCGAATCTTTTGCGAACCCTCACCAGCCCCTGTCTCAAACTACCATTGATCTAACAGGGATAACCGACGACATGGTCAAGGACGCTCCGGAAATTGCAGAAGTGCTAAAGGATTTCCATCAATGGAGTGCAGATGACATTCTCGTTGCGCACAACGCCAGTTTCGATATGGGCTTCCTAAACGCAGGATATCAGTCTATCGACTATGGGAAAGCGAAGAACCCTGTTATTGATACATTAGAACTTGCGCGCTTCTTAGTTCCTGAACTTAAAAACCATCGATTGAATACATTGTGTAAAAAGTTCGATATAGAATTGACACAGCACCATAGGGCTATCTATGATGCGGAAGCGACCGGCTATTTGCTTTGGAAGTTAGTGAAGAAAGCGATGGATCGAGAAATCACTAATCATAAGAATTTGAATGATTATATGGGAGAAGGAAAAGCGTATCAGCGTTCAAGACCTTCTCACTGCACTTTACTTGCTACGAACAGTACCGGGTTGAAAAACATATACCGTCTGGTTTCAGAAGCCCATGTGAACTACTTTTATCGTGTGCCGAGAATTCCCAGGTCTTTGTTGACGAAATATCGTGAAGGTATCCTGGTCGGGTCCGGGTGTGATAAAGGAGAAGTATTTGAAACAATCATGCAGAAGTCGGAGGAAGAAGCAGAGAAGGTCGCTGATTTTTATGACTATATTGAAATCCAGCCTCCGGGTAACTATAAACACCTGGTAGAGAAAGATCTTGTCCAAACCGAAGCGCAAATATTAGATATATTGAAACGGCTTGTCCGCATGGCTGAGCGATTGGGCAAAACTGTCGCAGCTACTGGCAATACCCATTATGTGGAGCCACATGAAAAGCAGTACAGACAAATATTGATTTCATCCCAAAATGGTAACCCGCTGAACCGTCAAACGCTGCCGGAGGTCCATTTCAAAACGACCAATGAAATGCTTGAGGAGTTATCCTTTCTAGGAGAGGAAAAAGCGAAAGAAGTAGTCGTTGCCAACACAAAGAAAATCGCTGCTCAGATCGGTGAGGTCTCGCCGGTAAAAGATGACCTTTATACACCGAACATCGAAGGTGCTGATCAGGAGATCCGCGAAATGTCTTATAACAAAGCAAGAAGCATTTATGGTGATGATATTCCTGAACTGATCGTGAAACGTTTGGAGAAAGAGCTTGATAGTATTATCGGGAACGGTTTTGCCGTCATTTACTTGATTTCCCAAAAGCTTGTGACCAAATCTTTGGAGGATGGTTACCTTGTCGGGTCACGGGGTTCTGTAGGTTCGTCGTTCGTTGCTACGATGACAGATATTACAGAAGTCAATCCACTGCCGCCTCATTACGTATGTCCGTCTTGTCAGTTTAATGAGTTTTTCACTGACGGTTCTGTCGGAAGTGGTTTTGATTTAGAGGAGAAGGAATGTCCGAATTGCAGCACTCCATTGAAAAAGGATGGACAGGATATCCCGTTTGAAACATTCCTTGGTTTCAAAGGAGATAAAGTTCCCGATATCGATTTGAACTTCTCAGGAGAATACCAGCCACACGCCCACAACTATACCAAAGAACTTTTTGGAGAAGACAGTGTCTATCGGGCCGGAACGATCGGTACCATTGCTGAAAAAACCGCCTATGGGTATGTGAAAGGGTATGCCGGTGACCATCAGCTGCAATATAAAAACGCAGAAATCGACCGTCTGGTTCATGGTTGTACAGGTGTCAAACGAACAAGCGGGCAGCACCCTGGAGGCATCATAGTCGTGCCTGACGATATGGAAATCTATGATTTCTCCCCTATCCAGTTTCCTGCTGATGATACAAAGTCTGAATGGAAAACGACACACTTTGACTTCCATTCTATCCATGACAATTTGTTGAAATTGGATATTCTAGGGCACGATGATCCAACCGTGATCCGGATGCTCCAAGACCTCAGTGGCATTGACCAAAAAGAAATACCAGTGGATGACGCTGAAGTCATGAAAATATTCAGTGGACCAGAAGCCCTTGGTGTAAACGCTGATCAAATCATGTGTAAAACCGGTACCTTAGGAGTTCCGGAATTCGGAACAAGGTTCGTTCGGCAAATGCTTGAAGACACAAAACCGAAGACGTTTGCTGAACTAGTCATCATCTCAGGACTGTCACACGGCACAGACGTATGGCTGGGCAATGCTGAACAGCTGATAAATGATGGGATATGTACACTGCCGGAAGTGATTGGATGCCGTGATGATATCATGGTGTATTTGATGCACAAGGGTCTTGAACCTTCCTTAGCCTTCAAAATCATGGAATTTGTCCGTAAAGGTCGTGGGCTTCAGGATGAGTGGATCGAAGAAATGAAGAAACACGGGGTCCCGGACTGGTACATTGATTCTTGTAAGAAAATCAAATACATGTTCCCGAAAGCACACGCCGCTGCTTATGTATTAATGGCGGTGAGGATTGCATATTTCAAGGTACATTACCCGATATACTTCTATGCCGCCTACTTCACTGTTAGAGCGAGTGATTTTGAACTCGATACAATGGTGAAAGGATCTGCAGCCATCCGCAGTCGGATAGAAGAGATTCAAGCCAAAGGTTTGGATGCCACACCTAAAGAGAAAAGTCTGCTCACAGTCCTGGAAATCTCGCTGGAAATGTGTGAGAGAGGGTATGGATTCAAGAACGTCGATTTATATCGTTCGAGTGCTACAGACTTCCTGGTGGAAGATAATGAATTGATTCCTCCGTTCAATGCAGTAGATGGATTAGGCACGAATGCTGCGATCAACATTGTGAATGCCCGTCAGGAAGGGGAGTTTCTCTCTAAGCAGGATTTGAGGGAACGCAGCCGCATTTCTAAAACCGTTCTTGAATACCTGGACAATTTCGGTTGTTTAGAAGGTATGCCTGACGAAAATCAACTCTCTCTATTTTGA
- a CDS encoding proline--tRNA ligase has product MRQSHMLIPTLKENPADAEIKSHQFLVRAGYIRQIASGIYSFLPIGRRVLSKVESIVREEMEKIGAHEMAMPALEPSELWKETGRWTTFGSELMRINDRHQREFALGATHEEVITSIVRNEVKSYKQLPITVFQIQNKFRDEARPRFGLLRGREFLMKDAYSFNESYESLDETYQKMFDAYSNVFRRCGLNFRAVIADSGAMGGKDTHEFMVLSEVGEDVIAYSDTSRYAANIEMAPVAAEYKKTNESPLTMKKTETPDKKTMKDVADYLGHELREGLKSIMFQVDDQFVMAVTRGDHEVNDVKLKNLYNADIVELASEEDTKRLLGTGFGSLGPVDVPEEVEVVADHAVEALTNASCGANEEGYHYTNATPGEDFQVHQYADLRFIQEGDPSPDGQGVIKFARGIEVGHVFKLGEFYSERMNATFLNDQGKAKTMIMGSYGIGVSRTLAAIVEQYHDERGITWPAKIAPYQVHLLSMNPKKEDQKELADDLYETLLEAGIEVLYDDRKERAGVKFADSDLFGIPLRITVGKRAAEGMVEVKDRATGEQSDVESSGITEYVNDWYKGK; this is encoded by the coding sequence ATGAGACAAAGTCATATGTTAATCCCAACTTTAAAAGAAAATCCAGCAGATGCAGAAATCAAGAGTCATCAGTTCCTCGTTCGCGCTGGTTACATACGTCAAATTGCATCAGGAATTTATAGCTTTTTACCAATCGGACGCCGCGTCCTCAGCAAAGTAGAGAGTATTGTACGTGAAGAAATGGAGAAAATCGGTGCCCACGAGATGGCTATGCCTGCTCTTGAACCATCTGAACTCTGGAAAGAAACGGGACGATGGACGACATTCGGATCAGAACTGATGCGAATCAACGACCGTCATCAGCGGGAGTTTGCATTGGGTGCAACTCACGAAGAAGTGATTACAAGCATAGTTCGCAATGAAGTCAAGAGCTATAAGCAGTTACCAATAACAGTCTTCCAAATACAAAATAAATTCCGCGATGAGGCACGCCCACGGTTCGGTTTGTTGCGGGGTCGTGAATTCCTTATGAAAGATGCTTATTCGTTCAACGAATCATACGAAAGTTTGGATGAAACCTATCAGAAGATGTTTGATGCCTATTCAAATGTCTTCCGCCGTTGTGGTCTCAATTTCCGAGCAGTCATTGCTGATTCAGGCGCGATGGGCGGAAAGGATACACACGAATTCATGGTTTTATCTGAAGTTGGAGAAGATGTGATCGCATATTCAGATACTTCCCGCTATGCCGCAAACATAGAAATGGCTCCCGTGGCTGCAGAGTACAAAAAGACCAATGAATCCCCATTAACGATGAAGAAAACAGAAACACCAGATAAGAAAACGATGAAGGATGTAGCGGATTATTTAGGTCATGAGCTTCGTGAAGGTTTGAAGTCGATCATGTTCCAAGTTGACGATCAGTTTGTCATGGCAGTTACGCGGGGGGACCACGAAGTAAATGATGTGAAGCTGAAGAATTTGTATAATGCAGACATTGTTGAACTTGCCTCTGAAGAAGATACAAAACGGTTGTTGGGAACTGGATTTGGCTCTTTAGGTCCGGTAGATGTTCCCGAAGAAGTTGAAGTGGTGGCAGATCATGCAGTAGAAGCACTGACGAATGCTTCCTGCGGTGCGAATGAAGAAGGATATCATTATACAAATGCCACTCCTGGTGAAGATTTCCAAGTCCACCAATATGCAGATCTCAGATTCATCCAGGAAGGAGATCCTTCGCCAGACGGGCAGGGGGTAATCAAGTTTGCTCGGGGAATTGAGGTCGGTCACGTCTTCAAGCTTGGGGAATTTTATTCTGAACGCATGAATGCCACGTTCCTTAACGACCAGGGTAAAGCGAAAACAATGATCATGGGCTCTTACGGAATAGGAGTTTCCCGCACCTTGGCAGCTATTGTAGAGCAGTATCATGATGAACGCGGGATTACATGGCCGGCAAAAATTGCTCCATACCAGGTTCACCTGCTCTCCATGAATCCGAAAAAGGAAGACCAGAAAGAATTGGCAGATGATCTTTATGAGACACTTCTTGAAGCTGGCATCGAAGTTTTATATGATGATCGTAAAGAACGTGCTGGCGTCAAATTCGCCGATAGTGATCTGTTCGGTATTCCTTTGAGAATCACCGTAGGTAAGCGTGCGGCGGAAGGTATGGTTGAAGTGAAGGATAGAGCGACAGGGGAACAATCGGATGTTGAATCGAGCGGAATTACAGAATATGTAAACGATTGGTACAAAGGAAAATAA
- the rseP gene encoding RIP metalloprotease RseP, with translation MTTVIAFILMFGLLVFVHEWGHLIFAKRAGMLAREFAIGFGPKIFAFTRNETLYTIRLLPIGGYVRVAGEDPEIVELKAGHHIALEFNDEGKVNRIVVNNKSKHPHARVIEVERADLDHRLVIEGYEVDEDEKLFFEVDPKAMFVMDEKETQIAPYNRQFASKSVPQRAMQLFAGPLMNFVLAILLFTVLGFIQGVPSNEAKLGEIQESTPAEQAGLMAGDEVIAVDGESVSTWEEFTTVIRDHPDEEVTLTISRSGQTQQLDITPAAIEDRDRTIGQVGVARAFEESFTKKLTFGFTQTYEWSAMILTNLGKLVTGQFSLDMLSGPVGIYDATDQVVQTGFTNFVMWTSILSINLGIVNLLPLPALDGGRLLFVGLEGVRGKPIDPQKEGIVHFIGFALLMLLMLVVTWNDIQRLFL, from the coding sequence TTGACTACAGTTATTGCGTTTATACTCATGTTCGGACTTTTGGTGTTCGTACACGAGTGGGGGCATCTTATTTTTGCCAAACGTGCAGGAATGCTGGCGCGTGAATTTGCAATAGGATTTGGACCGAAGATTTTTGCTTTCACAAGAAATGAGACCCTGTACACGATCCGTTTGTTACCTATCGGCGGTTACGTACGTGTCGCAGGGGAAGATCCTGAAATCGTTGAGTTGAAAGCAGGTCATCATATTGCTCTTGAATTCAATGATGAAGGCAAAGTGAATCGTATTGTCGTTAACAATAAATCCAAGCATCCTCATGCACGAGTGATTGAGGTGGAAAGAGCCGATCTTGATCACAGACTCGTCATTGAAGGATATGAAGTGGATGAAGATGAAAAGCTGTTTTTTGAAGTCGATCCTAAAGCGATGTTCGTAATGGATGAAAAAGAAACACAGATCGCTCCTTATAACCGCCAATTCGCTTCGAAATCAGTTCCCCAGCGGGCGATGCAGCTATTCGCAGGTCCATTGATGAATTTTGTCCTGGCTATCCTGCTGTTCACGGTTTTAGGCTTTATCCAGGGCGTACCGTCTAATGAAGCTAAGCTGGGAGAAATACAAGAGAGCACCCCTGCGGAACAAGCTGGACTGATGGCTGGGGACGAAGTGATCGCCGTTGATGGTGAATCTGTAAGCACATGGGAAGAATTCACGACAGTGATCCGGGACCACCCAGATGAAGAGGTGACTTTGACGATCAGCCGCTCCGGACAAACACAGCAATTGGATATTACTCCAGCTGCTATTGAGGATCGCGATCGAACAATAGGTCAAGTGGGTGTAGCGAGGGCTTTTGAAGAATCATTCACTAAAAAGCTGACTTTCGGATTCACGCAAACCTACGAGTGGTCTGCAATGATATTAACGAATTTAGGCAAGCTGGTGACAGGCCAGTTCTCTCTTGATATGTTATCAGGGCCTGTAGGAATCTATGATGCAACAGATCAGGTGGTCCAAACTGGTTTTACGAATTTTGTCATGTGGACATCCATTCTGAGTATCAATTTAGGAATCGTCAACTTATTACCTCTTCCTGCACTTGATGGCGGACGGCTGTTATTCGTCGGTCTTGAAGGCGTCAGAGGTAAGCCGATCGATCCCCAGAAAGAGGGAATTGTTCATTTTATCGGTTTTGCGTTATTGATGTTATTGATGCTTGTGGTCACATGGAACGATATTCAACGGTTATTCTTATGA
- the dxr gene encoding 1-deoxy-D-xylulose-5-phosphate reductoisomerase translates to MKQVSLLGATGSIGIQTLEVIRLHPEQFSLYAMAFGRNIEKALPLIREFKPTIIVVQDEATKVKLNKEIDHQQVFCGGEGLIEASIADSVDVVVNAVMGSVGLPATLKAIQAKKIIAIANKETLVTAGHLVMEEARKHQVELLPVDSEHSAIYQSLNGEKKSDIQKLIITASGGSFRDKSREELAGVSVQDALNHPNWSMGAKITVDSASMMNKGLEVIEAHWLFDVPYEQIHVILHRESVIHSMVEYVDRNIIAQLGTPDMKVPIQYALTYPERLDLPITEHLNLEDIATLNFERMDMERFPCLRMAFEAGKAGGSMPTVLNAANEEAVQLFLEGKISFLDIEKYIEQALENHDRIHNPDLSTIISIDEETRKSVRFHLN, encoded by the coding sequence ATGAAACAAGTATCATTATTGGGAGCTACAGGATCTATCGGGATTCAAACTCTTGAGGTCATTCGGTTACACCCTGAGCAATTTTCTCTTTATGCTATGGCCTTCGGGAGAAATATAGAAAAAGCTCTGCCTTTGATCCGTGAGTTCAAACCAACTATCATTGTCGTCCAGGATGAAGCGACTAAAGTGAAATTAAATAAAGAAATCGACCATCAACAAGTATTTTGCGGCGGAGAAGGTTTAATTGAAGCCAGTATTGCCGATTCTGTTGATGTGGTCGTTAATGCAGTGATGGGGAGTGTGGGGTTACCTGCCACATTGAAAGCTATTCAAGCAAAGAAAATCATTGCTATCGCAAACAAAGAAACATTAGTGACAGCCGGCCACCTTGTCATGGAGGAGGCTCGCAAGCATCAAGTTGAGCTTTTACCGGTTGACAGCGAGCACTCAGCCATTTACCAGTCATTAAATGGAGAAAAGAAAAGTGATATCCAGAAGTTGATCATAACGGCTTCAGGTGGAAGCTTCCGTGATAAAAGCCGTGAAGAATTGGCAGGCGTCTCTGTCCAGGATGCTTTAAATCATCCCAACTGGAGTATGGGAGCAAAGATCACTGTGGATTCAGCTTCAATGATGAATAAAGGTCTTGAGGTCATAGAGGCACACTGGCTTTTTGATGTGCCTTACGAACAAATTCATGTTATTCTTCATAGAGAAAGTGTCATACATTCGATGGTGGAGTATGTGGATCGGAATATCATTGCCCAGCTGGGTACACCTGATATGAAGGTGCCGATACAATATGCACTGACATACCCTGAACGTCTGGATCTTCCGATTACAGAACATCTCAACCTAGAAGATATTGCCACACTGAACTTTGAGAGAATGGATATGGAGCGCTTCCCTTGTCTGCGGATGGCTTTTGAGGCTGGGAAAGCCGGTGGGTCTATGCCTACAGTATTGAATGCTGCTAACGAAGAAGCCGTGCAATTGTTCCTGGAAGGGAAAATTTCTTTCCTGGATATTGAAAAATACATTGAACAAGCGCTGGAAAATCATGATAGGATTCATAACCCGGACTTGTCTACCATAATTTCTATTGATGAGGAAACTAGAAAGAGCGTCCGTTTCCATTTAAATTAA
- a CDS encoding phosphatidate cytidylyltransferase has protein sequence MKQRTITAVVAALIFIPIVMLGGWPFKIFVYLIASIALLELVRMKKIARYSVASGLGLVLMWALMFPYEVLDGSVEIGNIITKSEITLLAVLILLSYTVLVKNRFTFDDAGFLLLSAIYIGMGFNYLMETRSSGLEYIFFALFIVWATDTGAYLFGRSLGKHKLWPQISPKKTIEGSVGGIVLACIVAVLFQYFYPLDHSLIVVLLVTILVSIAGQIGDLVESAFKRHYAVKDSGKILPGHGGVLDRFDSLIFILPILHLINFIAA, from the coding sequence ATGAAACAAAGAACAATTACAGCAGTTGTTGCAGCACTAATTTTTATACCGATTGTCATGCTCGGAGGATGGCCTTTTAAAATATTTGTTTACTTAATAGCGAGCATTGCCTTATTGGAATTAGTACGCATGAAAAAAATCGCAAGGTATTCCGTAGCGTCCGGCCTTGGTCTTGTCTTGATGTGGGCTTTAATGTTCCCTTATGAAGTCCTCGACGGATCTGTGGAAATCGGTAACATCATTACAAAATCAGAGATCACATTGCTTGCTGTCTTGATATTACTGAGTTATACCGTTTTGGTGAAAAACCGTTTCACATTTGATGATGCAGGATTCCTCCTTCTGTCTGCGATATACATCGGCATGGGCTTCAATTATTTGATGGAAACAAGGTCAAGCGGCTTGGAGTATATCTTCTTTGCATTATTTATTGTCTGGGCCACTGATACCGGCGCATACCTGTTCGGCCGCTCACTCGGAAAGCACAAGCTTTGGCCGCAGATCAGTCCTAAAAAAACAATCGAAGGTTCAGTAGGCGGCATTGTCCTTGCCTGTATAGTGGCGGTTTTATTTCAATATTTCTATCCACTCGATCACTCTCTCATCGTCGTCTTGCTTGTGACGATTCTGGTATCTATTGCCGGTCAAATCGGAGACTTAGTCGAATCTGCTTTCAAACGGCATTATGCCGTCAAAGATTCAGGTAAGATTTTACCAGGTCATGGAGGAGTGCTAGATCGGTTTGATAGTCTTATTTTCATACTGCCGATCCTTCACCTCATCAACTTCATTGCTGCGTAA
- a CDS encoding isoprenyl transferase: MPIKFPFTKSKKQPQSQPLGLDYNHLPQHVAIIMDGNGRWAKNRGMPRIAGHKEGMSVVKRIVRYASDAGVKVLTLYAFSTENWKRPKNEVDFLMKLPVDFLNTYLPELIERNVQVRTIGDFGVLPSHTQKAVQEAMEKTKHNDGLILNFALNYGSRFEMVHAVKQIASKVKDGELETSDIDEELFSSELYTSELIEPDLLIRTSGEQRLSNFLLWQLAYAEFWFTEVYWPDFNESHFEKALYDFQNRKRRYGGV; encoded by the coding sequence ATGCCAATCAAGTTTCCATTTACCAAAAGTAAAAAACAACCACAATCACAGCCTCTAGGACTTGATTATAACCATTTGCCTCAACACGTTGCCATCATTATGGATGGGAACGGACGCTGGGCGAAGAATAGAGGGATGCCTCGGATTGCTGGTCACAAAGAGGGCATGAGTGTCGTGAAGCGTATTGTACGTTATGCTTCAGATGCCGGGGTGAAGGTCCTTACACTTTACGCTTTCTCTACAGAAAATTGGAAACGTCCTAAAAATGAGGTAGACTTCTTAATGAAGTTACCTGTAGATTTTTTAAATACATATTTGCCTGAACTGATTGAGAGGAATGTTCAAGTCCGCACGATCGGTGACTTCGGAGTTTTACCGTCTCATACTCAAAAGGCGGTCCAAGAAGCGATGGAGAAAACAAAGCATAATGATGGGCTTATTCTTAATTTTGCTCTGAATTATGGAAGCCGCTTCGAGATGGTCCATGCAGTCAAGCAAATAGCATCAAAAGTCAAAGATGGAGAATTGGAAACTTCAGACATAGATGAAGAACTTTTCTCTTCAGAGCTCTATACTTCTGAATTGATCGAACCGGATTTATTGATTCGTACAAGTGGTGAACAAAGGCTGAGTAACTTTTTACTGTGGCAGTTGGCTTATGCAGAGTTTTGGTTTACCGAAGTATATTGGCCTGACTTCAATGAGAGTCACTTTGAAAAGGCTCTCTATGATTTCCAAAATCGCAAACGTCGATACGGCGGAGTATAA
- the frr gene encoding ribosome recycling factor: MSEAVINETKQQMEQAVQAFSRQLATVRAGRANPAILDNVYVDYYGAATPMKQLAQVSAPEPRLLVITPYDKSAIAEIEKAIQKADLGLSPSSDGNVVRINIPALTEERRKDLAKVVGKYSEEAKVQVRNIRRESNDRLKKMEKDGDLTEDDLRSFQDDVQKVTDQNVDKIDQLSKTKEEEIMEV, translated from the coding sequence ATGTCTGAAGCCGTGATTAATGAAACGAAACAACAAATGGAACAAGCAGTACAAGCTTTCTCTCGTCAGCTTGCTACAGTAAGAGCAGGTCGTGCAAATCCTGCTATTCTCGATAACGTTTATGTGGATTACTATGGTGCTGCGACTCCAATGAAGCAACTCGCACAAGTATCCGCACCGGAGCCTCGTTTACTTGTCATTACACCATATGATAAGTCAGCGATTGCTGAAATCGAAAAAGCGATTCAAAAAGCTGATCTAGGATTGTCTCCTTCCAGTGATGGTAATGTTGTTCGCATTAATATCCCAGCACTGACAGAAGAACGCCGTAAAGATCTTGCGAAAGTAGTCGGGAAGTACTCCGAAGAAGCGAAAGTACAGGTCCGTAACATTCGCCGTGAATCCAATGACCGTTTGAAGAAAATGGAGAAAGACGGAGACTTGACAGAAGACGATCTTCGTTCTTTCCAAGATGATGTTCAGAAAGTCACAGATCAGAACGTAGATAAGATCGATCAACTATCTAAAACTAAAGAAGAAGAAATCATGGAAGTTTAA